Genomic segment of Pongo pygmaeus isolate AG05252 chromosome 1, NHGRI_mPonPyg2-v2.0_pri, whole genome shotgun sequence:
atacaatcctcctgctagacataaaagttctccagctGGCTTCGCCTAGTGGATCCCTTTGCCAGGGCCTCAGGCAGAGCTGCCCACCAGTCCTGCACCAcgcgcctgcactcctcagcccttgggctgtCGACGGGAAGGGGCACCACAGCGCAGCGgcgcaggtcccgagccctgcccctcAAGGAGGTGGCTGAGACCCGGCAAGAATTCGAGGCAGCGTGGGCAggctggcagtgctgggggacctggcGCCCCCTCCACAGCTGCttgcctgggtgctaagcccctcactgctgGGGGCCGGCGGGCCAGTCTGAGTGCAGGGCCCgccgagcccacacccacccagaaCTCGCACTGGCCAGTGAGCGCCACGCGCAGCCCGGGTTCCTgcctgtgcctctccctccacacctccccgcaagcagagggagccggctccagcctcggccagcTCAGacaggggctcccacagtgcggCAGCGGGCTGAAAggctcctcaagcgtggccagagtgggcgctgaggctgaggaggtgcCAAGAGCCAGcgaggactgccagcatgctgtcacctctcgggagcttttaaaaataaatcttaatgtCAAAGTTACACTGATGCAAAACTAGaatttgatcttttttttgagaccatctcactctgtcacccaggctggagtgcagtggtgtgaacacggctcattgcagtctggacttcctgggctcacgtgatcctcccacctcagcccccaaagtagctgagactacaggcacgtgccaccatgctaaAACTGCCCTTTGCAAAATTacgactgagacagtgaaagagatctaactaaccaactccatcttgcttccaaTCTTTAAGCTGTTGTTGTTCCTTCGTGGGCATAGGCTAAACTAACTTTGGAAGGAACGTATAGTTtacagtttaaaacaaaacagccctttctcaaaacaaaccTCTTTCTTGCCTGGGACTAGACTGCCCTTGTAGGACTAACAagttagccacaagattagaaattatggcttaggagtcatgcagctggaggctacaagattctgaccttccctaaactgctcctaagatcagtgcttgagatattttgcagaccctgcacttgaccGATAAATCGTTACCACCGAACAGATAAACTGGCTCAACTGATCTTGCAGCCCCCATCCAGAAAATGCCtctcagcacaagaggacagcttcaacttcCGACGATTTCAGCTGTGACTCAACCAATCAACACTCTCAACTCACTGGCCTTCCCCCagccaccaaattatccttaaaaactctgatcacCAAATGCTCCAGGAGactgatttgaataataataaaattccagcctccagcacagctgcctctgcatgaattactctttctctattgcaattccgcTGTTTTGATAAATTAGCTATATCTAAGCAGCCAGCAAGGTGAACCCATCAGGCCATTAaaatgcctgcctaatttttgtattttttgtagagacgaggttttgccaagtttgcctggctggtctggaacccctgagcTCTGGCGATCTGCCACCCagggtcttccaaagtgctacgattacagtaccaccacacccagacaaatttggccttttcttttaaaacagtagGGTTTCCTTGGAGCAGATAAGAGACTGAAAGGGATTATCTTTTAAGTGATCTgtgtgagggggaaaaaaagcttcTGTGTTTTATCAAGAAAATTTCATGTGCTTCATGTTGTCTTGtattaggtctttttttttttttttttttttttaattggagatggagtttcactcttgttgcccaggctggagtgcaatggtgcaatctcagctcactgcaacctccgcctcccaggttcaagcaattctcctgcctcagctgcctgagtagctgggattacaggcatgcaccacctctcctggctaattttctattggtagtagagatggggtttctccatgttggtcaggctggtcttgaactccggacctcaggtgatctgcccaccttggcctcccaaagtgctgggattacagtcgtgagctaccgtgcctggcctgtgttaGGTCTTTTGATTATTTAAGAACTTAGTCTTCTCAATATTAAAACtgctaatgttttttaaaactgtaattttCTGTACTTGCCTTTGAAATGTTTAGTCACTTTGGCATTTCTTCGTAATTATCTGTGATCCTGTTAAATCAagtgttgttttgatttttttttttttgagacagaatctcgctgttgcccagactggagtgcagtggcatgatctcggctcattgcaacctctgcctcccaggttcaagcgattctcccacctcagctgggactacaggtgcacaccaacatgcttggctaattttttgtattttagtagagatgcggtttcaccatgttgcccagtctggtctcaaagtgctgagctcaggcaacctgcccaccttggcctcccaaagtactaggactACAgctgtgaaccaccgtgcctggcctaaatcaagtgttttaaacctttgatattttcAACAAACTTCGcaaaatcaaattctaaatttttttttcttttgtttttgatatggcgtctcactctgttgcccaggttggagtgcagtgccatgatctcagctcactgcaacctccacctcctgggttcaagtgattctcctgcctcagccttccgagtagctgggattacaggcacacagcaccatgcccagctaatttttgtatttttagtagacaatggagtttctccatgttggccaggctggtcttgaacttctgagctcagtcAATcagcccgcctaggcctcccaaagttctgggattacaggcatgagccactgtgcctggctaaattgtttttttcttcactttaacTTTGGGATTTTCCAGACAGGTTTCTTGAATGTatcaaaataatttgtataaaaagAGAGATATTAAACTGATTAGGCTTATTTTAGATGTTAAATTATATGAGGAGCATTGTCAAATGATAAATGCTGCTAAAACCTTATATTTGTTATTGATATGAGTATTCcagaaattatatgaaatttctaAAAATCTAATATGTCCTCATATAATAGTATCAGTCATAATTTTGATTATTATGTTAAAATGTTGCATGTcacataaataatgaaatttctttttcttttctttcctcttttttcagACAgcatttcgctcttgttgcccaggctggagtgcaaaggtgtgatctcggctcaccgcaacctccgcctcccagattcaagtgattctcttgcctcggcctcctgagtagctgagattacaggtacctgccaccacgcccagctaattttgtatttttagtagagacggggtttctccatgttaatcaggctggtcttgaactcctgaactcaggtgatccgccaccttggcctcccaaagtgctgggattacaggcgtgagccaccatgcccagccaataatgaATTTTCTATGTCAATTGTATTATAATAAACTCACATCAGATTTTTAACGATGGCCATTTTAAGTTTTGTTATCCTGAGACAGTTAACTATTTTACTCTGACACTTTCCTGAAAGCTTTTGTAAACAACTATAATCCTAAAATGTTTCATCTTCAAAGAGATTCATGGGAAGGACTCTGACAAGTATAGGTTTCTGATATCTATTAGATTATACCATTGGAGTGGGTAAGAATTTCCAGAACTCTAAGGAAATTGATGGGTTCATGAAACTGCTAACCCAACACTAGGCAGGACAAGAATTAATTACATGAGACTGAATAAACTGACAAGGATAATGTTTGTGCCTTTTTGTTTAAAACACTTCTGGttctttaatatttgttttccaaGCCGGGcacagtaactcatgcctgtaatctcagtactttgggaggcggagggggatgtatcacctgaggtcaggacttctgagaccagcctgacgaacatggtgaaaccccgtctctactaaaaacacaacaattagctgagcatggttgtgggcacctgtaaatcccagctacttgggaggctgaggtaggagaatcgcttgaacctgggaggtggaggttgcagtgagccgagattatgctaatgcactccagcctgggtgacagagcaagactctgtctcaaaaaaaaaaaaaaaaatgaataaaatagaatactctcttcctttctccgCCATTGTGGTTTGTGCTTGACTCCGCTTCTCACCATGTCTTCTCACAAGACCTTCAGGATTAAGCTATTCCTGgccaagaaacaaaagcaaaatcgtCCCATTCCCCAGTGGATTCGGATGAAAACTGGTAATAAAATCAGGTACAACTCCAAAAGGAGACATTGGAGAAGAACCAAGCTGGGTCTATAAGGAATTGCACATGAGACAGCACACATATTGATGCTATCTGAAGGTACAATCACATTACGATTATTAAGCTGAAAATGTCACCACTATCTAGAGAGTTCGACATGTTTTCCTCTCTGAATCTGTTATGAACGTGTTGGTTGACTGGGTTCAGTAATAAATATGAGGCctttcatttcaaataaataaataaaataaaataaatttgttttcttgatttaagatttttttcttttttcttaagctaTCTGTAGCTTATAGAAATTTGGTAAAGTATACTTTTgtgaacaaaaattataacatttacttttttctccCTACCTGATCCCTCCAGAGTTATGAAACTATTAGTGAGTATCCTTATTTTTATGACAATATAATTGtttgcataagttcaataagaaCCTGTTTTCCTGTAGCAAACATAATGGAAACACTGGTTAAATTAACCAAGGCTTTAACTGGAATgttatattttgagatatgactaGGCAGCTTTAAGGAACTAAGGTTGGCATTACGGAGCCAATAAAGCACCCCTTGGAACAAAACTGGCCTGGCTTAAAAAGGTTTCTagtcagccgggcgcagtggctcatgcctgtaatcccagcactttgggaggccaaggtcggtgggatcacctgaggcaaaaccccatctgtcctaaaaacacaaaaattagccgggcgtgatggcgcacacctgtaatcccagctactcaggaggctgaggcaggagagtcacttgaacccaggaggcggaggttgcagtgagccaagattgcgccactgtagtCCAGCTGGGTAAGAGAATGagaatctgcctcaaaaaaaaaaaaaaaaaaaaggtttctagTCTTAGAGCCCTGCAAGTCGAAGCTGGAAGACTTGATACAGGCTTCAGAGAAATTATCATAACAGCTTCTATATGAACAACCTTCATGCCTGTTGCTATATGAACTACTCAGAAAGTTCACTGGAACACCTGGTGCAAACTGCGAACCAGGAAAATCTGTCAGACTGTCACTGCCTGACCCCTTTCCaaatgaaaatgctttgagaACATGTGGAGGttaaagcaactccatcttggatgctaattTGCCACTTTGACTTCTGATTAACCCCAGTTATGGGTATGTCACTGAGATTTCTACTTTGTCTACTGTTAGCAGGCAGTAGGCTGCCAGAAGGCTCTCTGTGCCTCCTCCCACATCGGGCACGCAGCAACACATATTCCCAGAGGCAGCAAGTATGGTGGGTGCTGGGGTCAGAAAGCCCTGGGTTCAAAGCCTGGTTCTACCACTGACTGGCTGTGAGGCTCTGGGAAGATTACTTAACtcctctgggccttagtttcttccctgtaaaatgaggataataattgtATGAGtctggccagacgcggtggctcacgcctgtaatcccagcactttgggaggccaaggtggatggatcacgaggtcaggagattgag
This window contains:
- the LOC129010093 gene encoding large ribosomal subunit protein eL39-like encodes the protein MSSHKTFRIKLFLAKKQKQNRPIPQWIRMKTGNKIRYNSKRRHWRRTKLGL